From Rhizobium favelukesii, the proteins below share one genomic window:
- the dnaN gene encoding DNA polymerase III subunit beta, translating into MRITIERSNLLKSLNHVHRVVERRNTIPILSNILLRADGQNLDMKATDLDLEVTEATPANVEQAGATTVPAHLLYDIVRKLPDGSEVLLATSTDGGSMSVQSGRSKFSLQCLPESDFPDLTAGTFSHTFKLKATDLKMLIDRTQFAISTEETRYYLNGIFFHTIESKGDLKLRAVATDGHRLARADVDAPSGSEGMPGIIIPRKTVGELQKLVDVPDAIVTVEVSDAKIRLSIGSIVITSKLIDGTFPDYQRVIPTNNDKEMRVDCTTFAQAVDRVSTISSERGRAVKLALSDGQLLLTVNNPDSGSATEEVAVGYDTDAMEIGFNAKYLLDITAQLSGDEAIFLLADAGSPTLIRDTAGDDALYVLMPMRV; encoded by the coding sequence ATGCGTATTACAATTGAGCGGTCCAACCTTTTGAAGTCGCTGAACCACGTGCATCGCGTGGTCGAACGCCGGAACACAATCCCGATCCTGTCAAACATCCTGCTGCGTGCCGACGGCCAGAACCTGGACATGAAGGCAACCGACCTAGACCTCGAGGTGACCGAGGCGACGCCTGCCAACGTCGAACAGGCGGGCGCAACGACCGTTCCCGCACATCTTCTTTACGACATCGTGCGTAAGCTGCCGGACGGTTCTGAAGTGCTGCTTGCGACCAGCACCGACGGCGGCTCGATGTCGGTTCAGTCAGGCCGCTCCAAGTTCTCGCTGCAGTGCCTGCCGGAATCCGACTTCCCCGATCTCACCGCCGGCACCTTCAGCCATACCTTCAAGCTGAAGGCGACCGACCTCAAGATGCTGATCGATCGCACGCAGTTCGCGATCTCGACCGAGGAAACCCGCTACTATCTGAACGGCATTTTCTTCCACACCATCGAAAGCAAGGGCGACCTGAAGTTGCGCGCCGTTGCAACCGACGGCCACCGCCTCGCCCGGGCCGACGTGGATGCGCCCTCAGGCTCGGAAGGCATGCCCGGCATCATCATCCCGCGCAAGACCGTGGGCGAGTTGCAGAAGCTTGTCGATGTACCCGACGCGATTGTGACCGTCGAAGTTTCCGACGCCAAAATCCGTCTCAGCATCGGCTCGATCGTCATCACCTCGAAGCTGATCGACGGCACGTTCCCGGACTACCAACGCGTCATCCCGACCAACAATGACAAGGAAATGCGGGTCGACTGCACGACCTTCGCGCAGGCCGTCGACCGCGTCTCGACGATCTCCTCCGAGCGTGGCCGCGCGGTCAAGCTCGCCCTCTCCGACGGCCAGCTACTACTCACCGTCAACAACCCGGATTCCGGCAGTGCAACCGAAGAAGTCGCGGTCGGCTACGATACAGATGCCATGGAAATCGGCTTCAACGCGAAGTACCTGCTCGACATCACGGCGCAGCTTTCGGGCGACGAAG
- the rsmI gene encoding 16S rRNA (cytidine(1402)-2'-O)-methyltransferase, translated as MAEGGRQRSFRLHNMSIPARPLESALYLVATPIGNLGDITLRALETLAGADVLACEDTRVTRVLLDRYGIQNRPYAYHEHNAEEAGPRLMQALEAGKSVALVSDAGTPLVSDPGYRLAQSAIEAGYRVVPIPGASAPLAALVGSGLPNAAFLFAGFLPTKDKARRDRLAEFVAVSATLMFFESPHRIAATLAAAADVLGGDRVASVCRELTKTYEEFRRGTLAELAAHYADVDSVKGEIVLVIGPPPERPVEAADVDAILTDLARILPTSKAAAEASRLTGLSKKGLYQRLLDMKGGDGR; from the coding sequence ATGGCCGAAGGCGGCAGGCAACGCAGCTTCCGCCTGCACAATATGTCCATTCCGGCACGGCCATTGGAGTCGGCGCTGTATCTCGTCGCAACGCCGATCGGCAATCTCGGCGACATCACCCTGCGCGCACTGGAAACGCTCGCCGGTGCCGATGTGCTGGCCTGCGAGGACACGCGCGTCACCCGCGTGCTGCTGGACCGCTACGGCATTCAGAACCGCCCCTACGCCTATCACGAGCACAATGCCGAGGAGGCTGGCCCGCGACTGATGCAGGCGCTGGAGGCCGGCAAATCCGTCGCTCTTGTATCTGATGCCGGGACGCCCCTGGTCTCAGACCCCGGCTATCGTCTCGCACAGAGCGCCATCGAGGCAGGTTATCGCGTCGTGCCCATTCCCGGTGCGTCCGCCCCGCTTGCCGCTCTGGTTGGCTCCGGCCTGCCCAACGCTGCCTTTCTCTTCGCCGGTTTTCTGCCGACCAAGGACAAGGCGCGTCGCGATCGTCTGGCTGAGTTCGTAGCCGTTTCCGCAACACTGATGTTCTTTGAATCGCCGCATCGCATAGCGGCAACGCTGGCCGCTGCCGCCGATGTGCTCGGCGGTGATCGCGTGGCCTCCGTCTGTCGCGAATTGACCAAGACGTACGAGGAGTTTCGCCGCGGTACGCTGGCGGAGCTTGCTGCACATTATGCCGATGTCGACAGCGTCAAAGGCGAGATCGTGCTTGTCATTGGTCCGCCGCCGGAGCGCCCGGTCGAAGCCGCGGATGTCGATGCGATCCTGACCGACCTAGCCAGGATCCTTCCGACCTCCAAGGCCGCCGCGGAAGCGTCGCGGCTGACGGGTCTTTCCAAGAAGGGACTCTACCAACGGCTTCTCGACATGAAGGGCGGCGATGGGCGATAG
- a CDS encoding YraN family protein produces the protein MGDRAAATDRRKALGGCHVSEYLAALHLMLKGCRIVALRYRTKLGEIDIVARKRNLAIFVEVKAGREEMSAIDAVPPTAQNRIRAASDLWLARQRDYAVLSKRYDIVAILPGRLPRHLPNAF, from the coding sequence ATGGGCGATAGGGCTGCCGCGACCGACCGCCGTAAGGCGCTTGGCGGGTGCCATGTCTCCGAGTATTTGGCTGCTCTCCATCTCATGCTGAAGGGTTGTCGCATCGTCGCCCTGCGCTATCGCACCAAGCTTGGTGAGATCGACATTGTTGCACGCAAGCGCAATCTGGCGATATTCGTGGAAGTGAAGGCGGGTCGCGAGGAGATGAGCGCCATCGACGCCGTGCCGCCCACGGCACAAAATCGGATCAGAGCGGCCAGCGATCTGTGGTTGGCGCGCCAACGCGATTATGCTGTGCTTTCGAAGCGTTACGATATCGTGGCCATCCTGCCGGGCCGCTTGCCTCGCCATCTTCCGAACGCCTTCTGA
- a CDS encoding extracellular solute-binding protein, which translates to MFKKISMAAMAVSFSASSSFAATNITWWHGMGGRNGEVINEVAQKFNASQSACAMTPVSKGTYEEALAAGIAAFRSGEQPNILQVFDAGAATIINAKGAVVPAEDLIKNAGYKFDRNAFIPGVRYFYAAADGKFVGMPFNSSAPIMYTNPEALKKAGVEAPKTWEEFEAIAPKLKAAGYIPLVQSQLTWEFTENFFSRNNIQFATNNNGYDSVVDTKLKVTDPNLIMMFDKLKAWSDEGYFKYYGAGWSDNQKPFEEGKVALWVGSSGSFGGLKKTATMPFSATFLPYWGSIKGAGTHSFIGGAALFAMSGKSAEENKCVADFFQFLTSPEIQKFYHQATGYVAITEAAYELAKKEGYYDKEPVAEVGIKQLKMEDGEWSKGYRLGFYPQIREIMEREYGRIFSGETSVKDAFDTIENEGNQLLDRFAKTAG; encoded by the coding sequence ATGTTCAAGAAAATTTCGATGGCGGCCATGGCCGTAAGCTTTTCGGCATCGTCGTCCTTTGCTGCGACCAACATCACGTGGTGGCACGGCATGGGCGGCCGCAACGGCGAAGTCATCAATGAGGTTGCACAGAAGTTCAACGCTTCGCAGTCTGCCTGCGCCATGACCCCGGTCAGCAAGGGCACCTACGAAGAAGCTCTTGCAGCTGGCATCGCCGCATTCCGCTCCGGCGAGCAGCCGAACATTCTGCAGGTCTTCGACGCAGGTGCTGCCACCATCATCAACGCCAAGGGCGCGGTCGTTCCGGCCGAAGATCTGATCAAGAACGCCGGCTACAAGTTCGACCGCAATGCCTTCATTCCGGGTGTTCGCTATTTCTACGCTGCTGCTGACGGCAAATTCGTCGGCATGCCCTTCAACTCTTCCGCTCCGATCATGTACACCAACCCGGAAGCGCTGAAAAAGGCAGGCGTCGAAGCCCCGAAGACCTGGGAAGAGTTCGAGGCGATCGCGCCGAAGCTCAAGGCCGCCGGCTACATCCCGCTCGTCCAGTCGCAGCTGACCTGGGAGTTCACCGAGAACTTCTTCTCGCGCAACAACATCCAGTTCGCCACCAACAACAACGGCTACGACAGCGTCGTCGACACCAAGCTCAAGGTCACCGACCCGAACCTCATCATGATGTTCGACAAGCTGAAGGCCTGGTCTGACGAAGGCTACTTCAAGTACTACGGCGCCGGCTGGAGCGACAACCAGAAGCCCTTCGAAGAAGGCAAGGTCGCTCTCTGGGTCGGTTCCTCGGGTTCCTTCGGCGGCCTGAAGAAGACGGCAACGATGCCCTTCTCGGCAACCTTCCTGCCGTACTGGGGTTCGATCAAGGGCGCTGGCACCCATAGCTTCATCGGCGGCGCTGCACTCTTTGCCATGTCGGGCAAGTCGGCTGAAGAGAACAAGTGCGTTGCGGACTTCTTCCAGTTCCTGACCTCGCCCGAGATCCAGAAGTTCTACCACCAGGCAACCGGCTACGTCGCAATCACCGAGGCAGCTTACGAGCTCGCCAAGAAGGAAGGCTACTACGACAAGGAGCCGGTGGCTGAAGTCGGCATCAAGCAGCTGAAGATGGAAGACGGCGAATGGTCGAAGGGCTATCGCCTCGGTTTCTACCCGCAGATCCGCGAAATCATGGAACGCGAATATGGCCGTATTTTCTCGGGCGAAACCTCCGTCAAGGACGCTTTCGACACGATCGAGAATGAAGGCAACCAGCTGCTCGACCGTTTCGCCAAGACCGCCGGCTGA
- a CDS encoding ABC transporter permease subunit — protein MKRVQFSSPTLPYLFLLPQMAVIFVFFYWPSIQAVKSSFFLEDPFGFGSSFVGLENYRGILESAEYRSIAGFTAVFTALVTFFSLSFGLLLAVKADAVIRGNSTYKTLLISVYAIAPPVAGLIGMMFFDQHIGPFVRFAALFGWDMKVGLNYFDTAFAMVVVSVWKQIPYNFIFFLSGLQGISVSVREAAALDCRSGFRRFWTVILPLLAPTAFFLFVINVTYSLFDTFGIVDVMVKDKAANNPITLVYKVYMDGFRGNDLGGSSAQSVILMIVVFVLTVFQFRFIERRVHYN, from the coding sequence ATGAAGCGCGTGCAGTTTTCGTCGCCAACGCTGCCTTATCTCTTCCTGCTGCCGCAGATGGCGGTCATTTTCGTTTTCTTCTACTGGCCGTCCATTCAGGCGGTGAAGTCGTCGTTCTTCCTCGAAGACCCGTTTGGTTTCGGCTCCAGCTTCGTCGGCCTGGAGAATTATAGAGGTATTCTCGAAAGCGCCGAATACCGCTCGATCGCCGGCTTCACGGCGGTCTTCACGGCGCTCGTCACTTTCTTCTCGCTGTCGTTCGGCCTGCTCTTGGCGGTCAAGGCGGATGCCGTCATTCGCGGCAATTCAACCTACAAGACATTGCTGATCTCGGTTTATGCGATCGCCCCGCCGGTGGCCGGCCTGATCGGCATGATGTTCTTCGACCAGCATATCGGTCCCTTCGTCCGCTTTGCCGCCCTGTTCGGTTGGGACATGAAGGTCGGTCTCAATTATTTCGATACGGCTTTTGCGATGGTGGTCGTCTCCGTCTGGAAGCAGATCCCCTATAATTTCATCTTCTTTCTGTCGGGCCTCCAGGGGATTTCGGTCTCCGTTCGCGAAGCCGCGGCGCTCGACTGCCGCTCGGGCTTTCGCCGGTTCTGGACGGTCATCTTGCCGCTTCTGGCGCCGACGGCCTTCTTCCTCTTCGTGATCAACGTCACCTATTCGCTCTTCGACACCTTCGGCATTGTCGATGTGATGGTGAAGGACAAGGCGGCTAACAACCCGATCACGCTGGTCTACAAGGTCTATATGGATGGCTTCCGCGGCAACGACCTCGGCGGCTCATCGGCCCAGTCGGTGATATTGATGATCGTCGTTTTCGTGCTGACCGTCTTCCAGTTCCGCTTCATTGAGCGGCGCGTTCACTATAATTGA
- the ugpE gene encoding sn-glycerol-3-phosphate ABC transporter permease UgpE: protein MYRLKIVDHIILLLGVFVMMAPVVVAFFTSTHDAAEIHRQGLTLTWGNHFAETYNTVLNREGGFTGQVTGTRMLMNSLILGIGFAVGKIVLSMLAAYAIVYFRFRLGTLFFWMIFTTLLLPLEVRILPSYEVMHQLHLINTYTGMIVPLLASATGTFYFRQFFKSIPDELLEAARIDGAGPIKFFFDVIVPLSKTMVAAIFIIMFVYGWNQYLWPMLMTNDESFYTLVRGIKQILLVWVGAQIPDYNEAFAIAILAMLPPVIIVVVFQRWFIKGLTESDK from the coding sequence ATGTACCGTCTCAAGATAGTCGATCACATCATCCTGCTCCTCGGCGTCTTCGTCATGATGGCGCCCGTCGTCGTTGCCTTCTTCACCTCAACCCACGACGCCGCCGAAATCCACCGGCAAGGTCTGACGCTGACCTGGGGCAATCATTTCGCTGAAACCTACAACACAGTCCTGAACCGCGAGGGAGGCTTTACAGGCCAGGTCACCGGCACGCGCATGCTGATGAACTCGCTGATCCTCGGGATCGGCTTTGCCGTCGGCAAGATCGTTTTGTCGATGCTGGCTGCCTATGCCATCGTCTACTTCCGCTTCCGTCTGGGAACGCTGTTTTTCTGGATGATCTTCACGACGCTGCTGCTGCCGCTCGAAGTCCGCATCCTTCCCTCCTATGAGGTGATGCACCAGTTGCACCTCATCAACACTTATACCGGCATGATCGTGCCGCTGCTGGCGTCGGCGACGGGCACCTTCTATTTTCGGCAGTTCTTCAAATCGATCCCGGACGAGTTGCTCGAAGCCGCGCGCATCGATGGCGCCGGCCCGATCAAGTTCTTCTTCGACGTGATCGTGCCGCTCTCGAAGACGATGGTTGCAGCGATCTTCATCATCATGTTCGTCTACGGCTGGAACCAATATCTCTGGCCGATGCTGATGACCAATGACGAGAGCTTCTACACGCTGGTGCGCGGCATCAAGCAGATCCTGCTGGTCTGGGTCGGCGCGCAGATCCCTGATTACAACGAAGCATTCGCCATCGCGATCCTCGCGATGCTGCCGCCTGTCATCATCGTCGTGGTGTTCCAGCGCTGGTTCATCAAGGGCCTCACGGAAAGCGACAAGTAA